Proteins encoded by one window of Dioscorea cayenensis subsp. rotundata cultivar TDr96_F1 chromosome 20, TDr96_F1_v2_PseudoChromosome.rev07_lg8_w22 25.fasta, whole genome shotgun sequence:
- the LOC120251351 gene encoding oleosin-like — protein MADHQGGSTKSLLGGLQHHAPNPAQLVGFLTRIFSGGVLLMLSGLTISGLIMGLIVFAPVILVTGPLWFPAAVVLFIAAAVIVSTCGVGVAVLAAVTWLYRYFTGKHPLGTDRLDYARSRIAMVICRAVLRMLHLGLN, from the coding sequence ATGGCTGACCATCAAGGTGGTTCCACTAAGAGTCTTCTTGgcggccttcaacaccatgcCCCAAATCCGGCCCAGCTCGTTGGATTTCTCACCCGCATCTTCTCGGGTGGCGTCCTTCTCATGCTATCCGGCCTGACCATCAGTGGACTTATTATGGGTCTGATTGTTTTCGCACCCGTCATTCTTGTTACTGGTCCTCTTTGGTTTCCAGCTGCGGTTGTGCTCTTTATTGCTGCTGCTGTGATAGTGTCCACTTGCGGTGTTGGTGTTGCCGTTCTGGCTGCTGTGACTTGGTTGTACAGGTACTTTACTGGCAAACATCCTTTGGGCACTGACCGCCTTGATTATGCGCGTAGCCGCATTGCCATGGTTATCTGCAGAGCCGTGTTAAGGATGCtgcacctggggcttaattag